CTGCATTCACACAAGAAGCTCCCAGTGATGGAGCACCACAATGCAAAAAGCTGAGATACAGCCTATAACTTTGGAGCTGATGAATCCTAAACAGCAGGAGGACACACTTAACAGAGCTCTTTGTGAAGGGCTCCATATTTTATTCTGATAGCCGAAATACATTTCCCAGTTTGTTTTAGAAGTGTGTCCCTGAAGAGGCTCTGTTATCTGGGTTAGATTTCCTCAAGACCAGACATTTCTCAGGGAGAAATGGGATGAGAACAAGGAGAAAGATGGAGGTAGTAGCAATTGCCACtcattttggggtgggtgggaggatggGGATGGGGCGGGAATAGCCTGCCTGAGTTATTTGGTTTTGGTCCAgtttccaaaaaaaaaatcaggggtCATTTCTGATGATAACCATATATAGGAGTGATGATCTAACATGTGCCGCTTTCTTGATGTAGATGTGAGTGCAAAAGTAAATGTCAaaggggaaaagggaagggaagtgtAAGCAGATGTAGTGTTCAAAATGGAGAATAAGATGAAAGAGTGTAGAAACTATTTGTGATATAGAGTGGAAGTGGAAGTGGAAGTGGAAGTGAGCACATTAATTGGCAATGCTCATTTTcttaaaactaaaaattaaagtGGAAGTCTCCTTAAATCTTGTTTTAAGTTGAAGGTTTCTATGCATGTAAATGCCTATAAGATTCAATGCAAAATGCTGTCATTCTCCAGACTTGCTGTAAAACCAGGAGATTTCTCAACAATTGAATTTTCTCACAGACAGGAATGTGGGATATAGATCCCCACCCGTGGAGCACTACtggttgacatacagagcaaggatgtatcATCAGTGCAGCGAGAGAACAACCTAACATAACTTCCCAACAGGTGCATccgggaagtggcaattttttagaccctccccttccccagcgaaAATTGTAccaccctcaggggcatatttttctGGGTGGCACACCATTAGcttccagggcatttttcacacagggcccTAGATTTAtaactgggtttaaaaaaaaaattcactttttgcatcggggtggggtgggggcaactttgaacacACAGTAAAGCTTCGCAGTAAACTCACATTAAAGCCTGCAGTGTGAAAAACAGCCTGGAGAAGGGAAGGTCATCAAAATTACTGCTTCCATGCTGCTCTAGTGTAACTAGGTAGGAAtttgttaggctgctcttttTCTGCTCCGGTGCATTcttgctctatatgtcagccCACTGATaacaaaaaggtggtggtggtggtgatggtggtggtggtggtaacagTGACTTTGAGCCAGGGTTGACCAGTGCTTAGATCCGGAAGCCATTTTCAGTGTACTTTTAGAATATGTAAGAAAGGTTTGTAAATAGCCGCTTGACTGATCTACaacaaaccaccacccccaatagGCGATCAGGAAAGGAAATGCTGGTAAAGTGAAAAAGACGTGTCTGCTGTTTTCCCTCTGCAACACCAATGTGTCACATCAATGACTAAATAGTACACAAGATTGTGTCAGCTAGAAACCTTTCTGGACTTGTAAGCAGTGCTTCCAGCTCAAGAAATGTGGCTTCTGTGCCGACTGGAGCCCTAGCACCTTTTGGGAAGTTTCATAATGGAGccttttagtagtagtagtaatgaaaTTCATGAGTTACCGGTAGTTACATCAATTAAAACCTTTTGATCAACTAAATAAAAATGATGTGATTTATAGGATACCAGATTTAAAAtattattggtggtggtggtggtggtgatagtgcTCATAAAAACTGCTGATGGAAGGGCCATCTTAGAAAAAGGTCTTTCCTTCTGTGCATAAGGAGAGGATGCCTTTTCTACCATTCTCCCTCTTGTGGCACCTGCATCAATCATCGAAATACAAAGCATGCTTTTTTCAAAAAGAATGCTTGTTTTTTCCGCACATGCAAACCTGTGCCAATATAATCCATTTATTAACTCATCAGCTAAACCTTACATGGTCAATAGGTTTCAAAGGTTTCTTTAATCCAGTGACAGTCCCTAGAAGCAATACTTCATAATGCAGATTATGTGTGTGAGCTAAGTCATGCTTTCCTTAAAGCTTTCAGTTATTTATTCAGCTCTGTCGAAAGTGTCCGTCCCATGAAAATGGGCATTATGATACGAATAGCATTAATCAAGGAGTAAAGTCGGTTTAAATGCAGGTTGGAAAACATCAGGCTTTCAGTGCTATCCCTTGGATGCCCGTTTGGCTCAACCTGCCATTAGTACGGCTGCCTCTGCGATCAGCAAGCTTTGAATTTGACGCACAGCGAGACTGAGCCACGGAAGCAGGACGGAACCGTTTGTGGCCAGCTTCATCAATCTTTTCAAAGACATAGCCCGGTGGCTCTTTGAAAGAGGCAGGGCATATGTGGATTTCCTTTGGTGTGTAGCTTGTGGCATAGGTGGTCTCCCCAGCAAATGGCAGATGAGCTCTAGCTTGTAAACGGGGTCTGAAGCTCTTTGTGAATGGAAGTGGGTGAGGCACATAATGTGTCTTAAAAGTGGTCAGCGTGTCCATGGGTacagctggcagcttgagctctTGGTGAGGAACAATGGCTTCCGGTTTGGAATACTGCCACGCCTTGTAATCATCCTTCATAGTGGAGCGGTGGTCAAAAGGATCTGTGCATTGTACCACACGACCCATGGGCTTACACGATGTTGCCGGCCGCCCGTGAGGGTTTCCATAATGAATCTGTGCCGAAGTCCGAAGGTCCATTTTGTCCTTAGGTGGTGTATATACCTCACGCTTTCTGGTGAAGGGGGCAGGTGTTGGCCAAGCTAGGTAGTTTTCCCGAAATTCAGTAGTACCAGCAAAGGTGTCCAGATCTGGCCGTTTATAAGATGGCTTCAGTGATTTGGCTGGATCACCTTGCAGCCCTTTGTAAGACAGCTTGTGGGTGGTGAGGCCTTCAAACGGAACATCATTGGGCTTATATGGCTCATGTTCATGAACATAGCGTTTCGTCAGAGGGTGTATCACATAATTCAACTTGTAATTGGTCATATCCTCCAGGGGCACCTTGCAGATGTGGGGGGTATAAGAAGGCTTGCAACTTTTGGTAGCAACTGGCCCCTTGTAGAGGTAATCATCTTGAGTAGTGGTCTTGTGGTCAAATGTGTCTTCAGATGGACGGAAAGTGTTGTCTGGCTTAATCATATCCCTTTTGGGCTGATTCCACGCCACATAATCACCTGAAATGGAAAGCAGTTGCAGTTTATGGGTTAAAGTGAATGCTAAAATCTGCAAACTAGCAAAAGGCAGAAGTGTACCCATCCGCACTCACTCCTTCACATCATCTGAGATCCCAGGATAATGAATGAAATTATGGAGCTGAAGCAAATCTCGAACCGAAGGATGAAGGAAGCTGCTTGGTTATTAGAAAGGTCACAGCCACTTATTGCAGCTTGGAGCAGTACTAAGCCAAATGGTGGGGTGGCAAACATTAtcgatttattatttatttaacgccCTGATTAAACATCTAGGATAATCATTTACTGATTAAACACCtaggatattatttatttaacacccTGATTAACACCTAGGATAATAGAATAAatcaaatattttctttaaatgtATGTACATTTCTGGGCACAACAAGCAGAAGAAAATTGTACAAGAAGGGAATCTGCATCTCCCATGTTCCTGAAAGGGGACAGTAAGGCACAAGGATATTGTAAAGACAAAAGAAAAGCCCATGAGCACCAATGGTAGCATCTTTCTCAGAGAAAGAATAGCTGTAGGGGCCCTTTGAGACTGCAGGGGAGACAAAGAGTTAAATCCACCTCTCTTCATACTGCTGCCATATGCCCCAAACAAGccaaattgtgtttttaaaatgtagtcTGGCAATAGGAAAATGTGCATCTTCATTAGCATTAGGGAGGTGAAGACCATACAGTGCATGCTTTTAAAGCTGCAGCCGCAGAAGTTTTCTATTTTAATGGCAGTCTATTAAGTACCATCTTATGTACGgtttgtgcgcacacacacaaacacacacactatatactTATCATTGATACTTAATATTTAATGTGTGATGATCTTTACATCCACCTCAGGGTTGTATTGAGCCCAAGAACAACATCCCCGCCGCCCACGTGTGCAGATTGTAACTGAGATGCTGACATGTCTTCCCAGCCATGATGAAacatttctttcttctcccccagCTCTCTAAGTAGCTTGCCAAAAGGACATCAGAAACCCTTTCCACTTGTATAATTGCTGTGAAGTGGAAAAGGCTTTTGGGGAGGAAACAGAGATGCAAACACCACGCCCACGCCCACGCCCCCTCCTCGTCCACATCTGGTCTGCTGATCAAAGAAGTGTTCAGAGCAAGGGCGCTGAAACTCCTTGCAGACCCGCAGGCCTCCTTCTGGCACCAGAGGGCTGTGAAGAATCTCAGCCAATGACCTTTTTGCTCTGGACATTGTAGCTAACAACTGCTCTCAGGGCTTTTTTGCTGTGCAGGGCATGTTGGTGAAAGTAGAAGAGAGCAGGGCCTTTTAGGAATGATGGAGAAGATGAGGGAGGAGGGCTTTAAAATAGGGCTGCCCTCCAATAAAGAGCACATGAAAGCCATAGGAGGGGCTGACAAAGGCACTCCAATGTCAGGTTTACACATGGTGTCAGTTCTGCTTGATAGGTTCACCTGCACACTTTGGAGACTGTTCAAGTCAGACAGAACAAGCACTCTTACTGTCTAAATGTCAACTTCAACAGTGCAAGTCCCAACAGAACTCTACTTTCACACTAGAACTGGGGTCTTCGAGTAGGGATGTGTAATCCCATTTATAGCAAAGATTCATTCAGCAAGGCCAGTGGGGTCCACTGGAATTTAGATGTGTAAAACTGCCTGTAGACTTCCCATGTTATAGCAGGACATAAATATTTTGTCCAACCAAGAACTAGGAATTTCAAGATGAAGGCTTTCTTGTCTGTCTGGCATGCTAGTTCCATGCACCCAACACATGCAGGCCACATGAGAATCATGTGGATGCCTTCACTGCAGGCTGGGAGGCTAAGCAGGGTTAGCACAGATAGCACAACCTTGCGGGACCAGCCCAAAGGACCAAAGAGTCCAGAAGCCTATTTCTAACTGCTGGATGCCTCTAAGAACCTTCTAAGGAGGAGACTGAGAAGttgaaatgggttcagaggaggccGATAAAGATGGTGAGAGGTCTGAAAACCAAATCCAGACCAAGAGCAGTTAAGAGAGCCAGGGTATGTTTCAGCTGGAAAAGAAAAGTAGTAAGGAGAGGTAAGACAGCCAAGTtacttcagatatctgaagggctacCACACAGAAGATGGAGGAGCAGATTTATtctctgttccttctgagggcaagcctagaaccaatgggctgaaattacaagaGTGAAGCAGAGTCAGCATCTCCTTCTCGGaaggtttttaaatatttattcattcattcagtttctataccgcccttgcaaaaatggctcagggcagagaacagagaaatagagaaataataaataaataaaatggatccctgtccccaaagggctcacaaactaaaaagaaacataagatagacaccagcaacagtcactggaggtactgtgctgggggtgaataggggtagttactctctccctgctaaataaagagaatcaccacgttaaaaggtgcctctttgccaagttagcaggggttgcatgGCTGCATGGCTATCTATCAGAGATGCTACAGCCGTTTCTTACACGGAGCAGCAGTTAGACCAAGAAACCTGTAACATCTCTCCCAACACTAAAATTCTAAATCATCACAAGCGGGACAACATCCCAGCTCTGTTGTTGGCCCCTCAGCAGCTGGTACTCAGAAATACTCTGTCTCtggactagggatatgcaaaatgaaatattttgactcaaaacaggccgttttgagtgtttcgagcttgaaacaaaacagccTTTACCTAacgggcctgtttcgagcttggaacaaaacaacacaattttgatcaaaacatttcaacatttcaagCGCCCTTTTGGAGATctgttttcccctttctgattGGTGTTCTGGCACTGGCCTTCAGTTGgcttgatctccttgcttcttggttgccttgttatcatacaaatcgccatgggcaactgtgcctccattggctggaggggggggggaacacaaaaggaaggagtttcaaaatatattcaaaaggGATTGGGAGGCAGTAAGAGCCTTTATAGTGTGTTTCTTTTGAACAGcatgcagcaggagaggaggaaggaatcaaggaagctttgattttgtagttttctcaGCACGGattataatatgctgtgctatggcTGCTATAactctctggttttgctggatctcagaaaagacagaacttgggtgccgGCCTTCTTTAGTTGTGATTTGCTTTATTTGTgagagtgttgtggtgagaaatggacagtggcagcactCGCTCGTTCtcgctctgtgtgtatgtgtgtgtaatatttattggtgattgctgtgatgacctccatgtctggccttgagactaactcgtgcttcactcactgctctggtctgttctacaatctgcattgcaaggtgtaatcagtcaaaatgtggctgaagttgctctagttgagcttttgGCTGCGCCTGctactaagggtgctgctgtggcagctgttgcaatgctaggaacataaggagtcataattgtgagagagagagagaggaacctgccaatgatgttactgcagtgcaggcactgtggctggcagtggattctgggccagtgtttctttttttggccatttgcactgtgtttgaaatgtgtgctctgtgttgggaggggcagattcCCTTTTGCTGTGTGTTTCGGCAATGTTTCTCACAGCAGTGTTGCAAAATGTATTGCGCTCTGTGAGTACAGCTTGTTCTGGACatcataaggaacaatgggaaaactcaaaacaccccattgttccccccAAGGATAgctgctagggacaccaaaatgtggtagggcatggtgggtgctacttaccacccaaaacacaataGAAATTGGCAAGCAGGTaactttaaacacatttttaacctttccaccAAGCCCTCATATGATACCACCCAACCTACATTGTTCCCCCAGGAGatacccatgggggacaatggtTCCCTATgattgaaacacttgaaatgttttgagttttgtttcatcaaaacaaccagGTCAACCCCTGTTTCAATGAAATATTTCagccctttgtgttttgttttgagctcaaaacaaaacgtgAAATCTGTTTCACGCACATCCTACTCTAGACTCCAATACAGCTCTCATAGCTAAAAgctcttgatagacctgtcctctaggAACCTGtctaaccattttttaaaaatcatctatgCTGCTGGTCACCACCGCATCTTGAGGTGATGGAATTCCCCTTCTTCCCCTTGTCCATCCTTGCTTAATCCGAGTGATGGCAATGTGGTGAGGTGCCATCGCAAAGTCCTGATCATTTTTGACCTCCTTTTCCTACTGTACTGATTCCCAATCTAGCATTCTTCTGATTCCGTATTAAATGGCTCAAGCAGCAATAGGAGAAGCTGCCATCTGGTGCCGCAGCATCTGCAGCCACCTTGGGATTTCAACCTGCTTCTCAGCCAGGCTGTGTCCtgaactctgagaggcttgtaggGGATCTCAGCTGAGAGCCAAAGTTTAATAGCTACTGCACATAATAAAGGATTAAGATTACTTTGGGAGGAAACCAGGGACATGTGTTGAAAGGGATCATGGGAAAATGGAATGATGAAGTGAGAATGTACTTGGTTATTTATGGTTACTTCTTACATAGAGTTCCTATGCAAGCAGGGAGCAAGGTCATAGGGCCTTAAATTTCTGGTGTGCTTTAGTTGGCCATCAAAACCGTATTGAACTTAAGATCCTTGCAGAGTTTGCCTTTACTTGTGATAACCTAGCCCAGGGAGTTGACTGATATGGCAGTTTTGTACAATATTAGGAAGATGACAAATGTTTCCACATGTCTTTCATTTTAAGCTTTTTTATATAAACTCCACACATTTGGAGCTCTCCTAGGTATCGTGAATATATTTTACTTTGCTGGAGCCAACAATGCTACTATCCCCCATCGAAATATGTTACAATTTTATTGAAATTCTCATTCTCCTCTGGAAGGTATTAATGGCTTCCCATGTATCACCATCTTGAAAAAATTAGGAATATGCGAGGGAACCAAGGATACAAACCACGTGTTAAATAGTTCAGGCAGACCTCAGCGTAACCAAACAAAATTACTCTAAAATTAGATTATCTACCTATAGAAGGCTATGAGTGTATTTGGGAGATAATGAGAAGATTGAAACAAGACATTGAATCACACTGAATGCTGTAAGACATGCTCTGTGATATCTGATAGTATCACTTACAGTCATCCTGTCCTGCTGGGTTCTATGTActctcagggttttttttacagattaatttaaaaacctgcatttaaaaaaaacaacatgtTACCATTATTCTATCCCTGACATCCGGAATCATGAGTGTGATATTCCATATCCACATTATGAATGAAAGGTTTATCCCACACAGTGCAAGGCAGCAGGTCAAGATGGGCCTGATCCCTGCACTCTGTGGAACTCTATCTTCTCTGATTAATAAGAAACTTCAGCAGGAGGGTTGAATAGCCATGTTCATTACAGCAACCTTAGATGCCATGTTCAAAGCAGCAGTTACTTTACCCGTATCTTTGGGGAAAGACACTGGTTGATGTGATACACTTGAACAGTCTCCAAAGTGTGCAGGTGAACCTATCAAGCAGAACTGACACCATGTGTAAACCTGACATTGGAGTGTCTTTGTCAGCCCCTCCTATGCCTTTCATGTGCTCTTTAttattacctccagtgactgttgctggtgtctatctgatgtttctttttagactgtgagccctttggggacaggggtccatctcatctttattcatttattatttctctgtgtaaaccaccctgaggcatttttcgaagggcggtatagaaaatgaatgaatgaatgaatacacagCATTATGGAGCCACCCTTTCTTAAAAACATTGGGACTGCTGTGGACTCCTAAAGCAGCCCCGGAGGTGTTAAGAAAAAACCCGAAGAGTACATAGAATCCAGCAGGACAGGATGACTGTAAGTGATACTATCAGATATCACAGAGCATGTCTTACAGCATTCAGTGTTGTGAAGAAAGGTAGCGCAAGAAGGGGAAATGGTTGCAGATGGGGAAAGCACTGCTTGTGCTACTGCCTGTCCTCAACAGTGTGGGGATATCTTAGGAGTCTGCTGCAGCCCCTGAGCATTACATTACAGCTCTGTAACGCTACTCATCATGTTAGTCTGTGTTCATTAAGGGTCAAACCCACTTTAGATCCAATCCGACTCACACCCCTCCTATTTGGAAGGAGTTTACCTTAAGCCACAGCTGCACAGGGCCTGATCTAAACTGGGATCATagtggggcaaagggttaaagccctctCTCCCCCATATGTAGTCCCATAGAGAGCCTGATCCAGCTGCTATGAAGTTAAGAAAAAAACAAGAGTGTCCGCACTACACACATACTTAACTTATCATGTTTGACCTGAGGACTCCTTATTAGGATTTCACTGTTCAGTTGGATAAGAGCCATTCCAACCATGTCCTTGTGCAGAGAACCCAGCCAGCCACTACGGCCGGTATGAAAATAGTTATGTTCAAGAAAGGAAGTGACAAATGAtcaagaaagaatgaatgaatgaaagaaggaCAGTCTAATAGTTAACCAGCAGCCCAAGACCTCTATCTGACATAATTTGTCAGGCT
Above is a window of Hemicordylus capensis ecotype Gifberg chromosome 2, rHemCap1.1.pri, whole genome shotgun sequence DNA encoding:
- the SAXO1 gene encoding stabilizer of axonemal microtubules 1, encoding MSSPATVGLSPTRKCICEICNCGRHRCPHLITRPYEMNEKPCLLSEYTEKYPLYPNTQPRESCKPTAEYKKQDVPMEGISTARRDYVPHQVFPIKQRPPDQYVRRDENMDLLSTYRKDYNPYSISRVAPCLPREQNYFSDEKMTTIPTYKGDYVAWNQPKRDMIKPDNTFRPSEDTFDHKTTTQDDYLYKGPVATKSCKPSYTPHICKVPLEDMTNYKLNYVIHPLTKRYVHEHEPYKPNDVPFEGLTTHKLSYKGLQGDPAKSLKPSYKRPDLDTFAGTTEFRENYLAWPTPAPFTRKREVYTPPKDKMDLRTSAQIHYGNPHGRPATSCKPMGRVVQCTDPFDHRSTMKDDYKAWQYSKPEAIVPHQELKLPAVPMDTLTTFKTHYVPHPLPFTKSFRPRLQARAHLPFAGETTYATSYTPKEIHICPASFKEPPGYVFEKIDEAGHKRFRPASVAQSRCASNSKLADRRGSRTNGRLSQTGIQGIALKA